A segment of the Brachionichthys hirsutus isolate HB-005 unplaced genomic scaffold, CSIRO-AGI_Bhir_v1 contig_176, whole genome shotgun sequence genome:
CAGAGGGTCAGCCAGCTAGTCACGTGGCCTGTACCATCGAGATGTGCAGCGTCACCACGCCGTGTAAGCAAGCAGAATGCAGAAACATTTCTGTTAGATAAATACAAGATGTTTCATTGAAATCGTTTTATCAGACAGCATCAGCAAAGTTTTTACTTTATTCTCTTCAATCCTTATGAGCCTGAAAAAAATATCATGGAATCAATCAAGAATGTTTATTAACCAGAGGTCCATTTGTTTTTTAAGAGTTCTGTTACTTCTTGgataaacattttattatggAGGGCTGctcataaaatacattttcagccACAATTCTAAAAGTTTTTGTTACTTTCCAgagcaaaatattttatttccccATTAGACCACGTTGAGATTGAGACGCCAAATTAAAACTCTATTTGTGTGTGATTCTAGATGAGGTGGCTGTAATCGATGAAATTCAAATGATCAGAGACCCTACCAGAGGCTGGGCCTGGACCAGAGCACTGCTGGGtttgtaacacacacaaaaccttcTGCCTTGTCTGGACGTCATCCTAAAAAGCATTTAAATTCAGGCGaaactaaatgtgcaatttCAAAATTATAATATTTGCAGGTGAAATATAAGAAAACTAAGCAATGCTAACTTTAAGTTTCTGAACATCTTGTTTTGTTAATTTggcatgtgtctatgttttccTGTAGGTCTCTGTGCAGAAGAGATCCATGTGTGTGGGGAACCTGCAGCCATAGACTTAATCAGAGAGCTGATGTACACCACcggagaggagatggaggtgaggCTGCAGAAAGGAGCGTTAGTGCTGAACATGCAATACTCATTTAACAACAACTctgagttacgacgggctttccaAAATTGTAAAAGTACATGTTCGGAAAGTAACtacgtcgttaagtgaggacgaccagtgtgtgtgtgtgtgtatatatgtattattgattcttcctcctctctctgtcactcCATTGCCTTTCTCTTTTTTAGGTCCACAACTATCAGCGATTAACTCCAATCAAAGTCTTAGATCATGCTGTCGAGTCACTACAAAATTTGGAAGCCGGGGATTGCATCGTCTGCTTCAACAAAAATGACATCTACTCCATAAGCAGGCAAATAGAGGCCGGAGGACAAGAATGTGCAGTCATTTATGGGAGCTTGCCTCCGGGTCAGTATGTCTGGCAAAGTGTGTTTATATGTTTATTACTGCGAGGGGCAGTGTaaacaaagtcagaaaaaggtaatcaaattaaaaataggagctttttgtgtgtatataatgtGGGTACACTTGTGTTCCTTACAAGGCACCAAGCGGGCACAGGCGAAGAAGTTCAATGACCCCGATGACCCCTGCAAGATACTGGTCGCTACAGATGCTATTGGAATGGGCCTGAACCTGTAAGCATCGTCTCACACGCTGGAATGTAAAAAGTTAATACATCTTCTCAACAGCGTTTGTTTTCCCACATGTTTCTgtgaatattaaaatataaaacaaaatattttgacatttaatcaGTTCTCACACATGACTTGAATAATGATCTGATCTTCAGTTAGCTGCAGTGTTGATGTTATCAGGACGTTCACGTAAAGTCCTTTCACATAGAGCGCCTGATGTTCATTTTTCTTTGGTCTTTCTTTGTCCAGGAGCATAAAACGCATCATCTTCAACAGTCTGACAAAGCCGAATATTAATGAGAAAGGTGAAAAACAGATGGAGGTCATCAGCACATCGCAGGCCCTGCAGATATCTGGCCGAGCAGGGAGGTTAGTCTCACTTTACTGCCTTCACATTTCAACACTAGTTACataatcattaaaaatatatatactgtatattatatcacttctccaggttctcctccaATTTTAAAGAGGGACAAGTTACCACCATGCAGAGAGACGATTTGAAGGTTCTGAAGGAAATACTCAGCCAATCCGTGAGCCCCATAGAGgtgatcatttaaaacaaacacacacacacacccttacaAACCCAGATTCAATACGTGTGTTCATCCCCATCTCAGACTGCAGGTCTCCATCCCACAGCAGATCAAATAGAGATGTTTGCCTATCATCTGCCTGATGCCACGCTGTCCAACCTTGTAGTGAGTACAGCAGAtatcgcaccccccccccccgagctgttGCCACATAAGACTGCACCAGATCGCTGAGTTTTAGAACATAGGATGCCGTAATTCTCATGAAACTGAAACAAACAAGCGCCCCGTACCTTCGACCTTCAAAACGGCAtcttgagaaaatgttttaaactcACGGATTTGATGTCTTGACAGTACGAAAGTGAAATGATGCTgattagtaaaataaaatatacaagaTTAATGCAGCAGAAGATGCCTCTGTTCATTTGAAGACTGTGTAATTTAGTAAATTAATTTTAGCAGGATTAAACATGAATACTGAAAGCACCAGGCTGCACATGAAAGCGGTACCTTGACATGAAACGTGCTCACGAGAAACCTGCTCAATCCTGAATATTACACCCActtgtcaaaaaagaaaaaaagctatttGGCTCAGATTCTCTGCTACAAACAGTTTGGTTTGTCACTTCTGTATCTTAGCACTGCGACTgatcctcctgtctctctcgcAGGACATCTTTGTCAGTCTTTCCCAGGTGGACGGCGTGTACTTTGTCTGCAACATTGACGATTTCAAGTTTCTGGCTGAAATGATTCAGCACATCCCGCTCACCCTGAGATCGCGCTACGTCTTCTGTACCGCGCCAATCAACAAGAAGGAGACTTTCGTTTGCACCTCCTTCCTGAAGGTGGGCGCAAATAAAGAGTGGAAGAATGCATGTGATgaactgaagcagcagctgtccccccccacacacacacgcacccccAGAAGGGGAGTAATGACGAGTACTTCCCTGCAgctcctttcatttctttgcCTGTTGGCCTGTACACTTTCTACTCTACCCAATGGGTGCAGCCGCATTTCACTGATTTCAACCTTTTTATCTTTCAGTTTGCCCGTCAGTTCAGTCGAGACGAACCCTTGACCTTTTACTGGGTCTGCCGTCACATCAGCTGGCCCCTTGATCCACCCAAAAATATAAAAGAGCTGGTTCACCTGGAATCTGTTCATGACGTGTTGGATATCTATCTCTGGTTAAGGTAACGTCATGTCTGTGGGCGTGGTCTGGCGTCttgtgtgaaaatgtgatgCCGGGACTTTTTTAATTGTGATCAAACgggaatcatcatcatcatcatcatacttCTCTGTCTCAACAGACTTAAATCGGAATGTATTTTGATTTCTGTCTCCAGCTACCGATTCATGGACATGTTTCCAGACACAGCCTTGGTTCGGGAAATCAAGGAGAAactcgatgacatcatccaacAGGGCGTCTTAAATATTACCCGACTCATCAGAGCGTCTGACCCAGCGTCTGACCCGGCGTCTGGCCCATCCATGACTAAAGTCCTtcagacagcaggcagcaaGAAAGTTAGTAGTAGGACGGCCAACGGCGGAGATCAAAGGGCGCAGAAAAGGTCAGAGGAAGTGATGGACAGTTCTCTGGCTAGTCGTCTGGTGAGAGAAGGGAAGTTGTCTCGCTATattctccagcagctgcagaaggagTGGGCTAAAGGGCGAGAGCAGAAAAACACCAATCGGAGTGCACTCGATGCTGAACTTCACAATTATGAGGACAAAGGTAAAAGAAAGACCAAATAAAGAGGCGAAAAAaagagttgtttttatttttagtgatgATGTTTCCGTGGAGATCAGTAACTGGGACTTGCAACAACCGATCCTTAGATAAGACACGATTTAATGTGATGTATGAACTTCAAATACTAAAAGTATCATCGCAAGCTTTCAGGCAAAACTAATGGTAATAAATACCAAGTAGACAACAGCGTTGTTTAAAAATGATAAACTCACAAGTGTCCATATTATGTAGCGCTGGAAaattattttcataaatgtatGTGTATGTCCTTCGtttttttgtatattaaatTTGATGACATTTGTGAAGTAAAATCTATATTTTCGTTGTCTTGATTTCACTTTGTGCAAGACAGCTACATAAAACTCATCTGCCCGTCTACTTCATGTTAAAGTTGAACTATATTATCATCATTAATCATATTACGGGTTTTTTGTTCGCCTGCTCGGATTGTGTCGGTTCCGGAGTCGAGTGTAGTGGGAAGACATAAAGATGGGAGGAAGTGGGTTCGACTAGTTAATCATTGCGTTAGAGTGGAGGCTGGTCTCTGGCCAGTGGACTCTGTCAGTGGGAACAAAACAAGGCTATCAGTGTGGGACAGAAGCAACAGGCGCTCCGTGTGTCAATTTGCATTTCATCAACTCTTGTTGATACACAATCGTATAAACTGAGAAATACTTTAAGGTGCCAAGCGGACAGCTTTTGTGGTGTTGCGTGTCGTACGACAACATGTTGGCTGTTCATCTCATTTCCTTCTATTTCACCAAACTCCAGGAGGACCCCACAAAGAAGGTAGGATCCGCtccacaataacacacacacacacacacacacacgcactgcacACGCACTGACTCAACTCCAGCTGTCACTTTCAGAGTAAAGGGAATAATATGGTGCAGACCGGATGATCTGATTGGCAAAGATATCTGtgatgaatatataaatattgtcAAATAACAGTTCATGAAATTGTGGAAGCAAGTCTTTTCTATATATTAGTCAcccacacatatatatattatgtgtattattatttggtACATCCTGAAACAGTTTGCTGTCTTCCTTTTACCTTGAACTCAGTGTCGTCAGATAACGGGACGCTCCCTGTACTCCGTATTTTCAGATAACTGGACGCTATCTCGTCGTCCAGACAGCATTGACAgtgttcttgtttctttttcctttcagaaatagtaaataaaatgttcatcAGAAATACACAGATACTGTCTGTACCTATTGGTACATTTTAAACAATGAGCAGGCGCTTCTTGTATTCTCATGTCCTTCTTGTATCTCTCACGCCCCCTCCCTCACCTCTTAAAGTTCATGTTAGGCATGCATATTCACACCCCTCACCTAGAGTGATATAAATATTGCGTGCACACTTTGGTTCTTCACACACTGATGCAACCAGATTGCTGCTTGTCATGACCTCGAAGCTTCAATAATCAAAATAAGACAAAGACAACTCTGTTTGACTCAGATCTTTGTTGAACAATTTTTATGTGACGACggaatcaaaatcaaaatactgCTTTGATCTCTATGAAAGTGAATGTTAAACTAGAATTTGTCATATATATatcctgatatatatatttgtcagcGTTTGCCTGCAGAAGTTTGGAAGTCATGCCCATAATTATCTATACTGAATCTAAAAGATAAGGCAGTAAGGTCAAGGTGCTGTAACAATaactttcttttgtcttttttgagCAATGATTAACGTCTTTTGGTGCTCCTCCCTTTGTGCAGATGGGGTCAATGCACACTCTCACGGGGACAATCTATTGACTCCTAAGGAATCCCTGCAcagtcaaacacaaagacacaataaCAGCCAGTCAGGGTGGCGCGACCAGAGGGACCCGGCCCCTTACACCTGTTACCGCGGCGATCATTTGGGATAGGGGAGGGTAGAGAGTGTGTGAACTTGGAAGGCATGTTGATAAAGTAAATTTTCCCtgcttgtttttattaattttttttagaagattaaatgtttaaatgttcttACCACAAAACCTTCTTCAAAAAACACTGCCTGGGGTTGTATAATGAAGTCTATTTGTTTCTAGGTTATGCATTAGTGTTATATACCGTGGGTATTGTACATAAACcctgtttaaaaatgtttataaCATTACACTTTCTCTTTAGTCGATCCCTCCCTCTGAATGTCTCATTTGTC
Coding sequences within it:
- the LOC137914517 gene encoding ATP-dependent RNA helicase SUPV3L1, mitochondrial-like → MSVNRTLYLLSRLQRHISTRNARTVAGGSVLFHEHHPASFVRCSRNMSSNSSPPNPPDTTLFIPVSLKADSSDNDFTGAELSKTLDKSETLKIINQFYKKKEIRRLAGDSGLDARLFHQAFVSFRKYIMEVPSLPADLHIILSDICCRAGHVVDVFPYFMRHAKQIFPMLDCMDDLRKISDLRLPADWYPDARAIQRKVIFHAGPTNSGKTYQAIQRYLAAKSGVYCGPLKLLAHEIFEKSNTSSVPCDLVTGEEKTFVDPEGQPASHVACTIEMCSVTTPYEVAVIDEIQMIRDPTRGWAWTRALLGLCAEEIHVCGEPAAIDLIRELMYTTGEEMEVHNYQRLTPIKVLDHAVESLQNLEAGDCIVCFNKNDIYSISRQIEAGGQECAVIYGSLPPGTKRAQAKKFNDPDDPCKILVATDAIGMGLNLSIKRIIFNSLTKPNINEKGEKQMEVISTSQALQISGRAGRFSSNFKEGQVTTMQRDDLKVLKEILSQSVSPIETAGLHPTADQIEMFAYHLPDATLSNLVDIFVSLSQVDGVYFVCNIDDFKFLAEMIQHIPLTLRSRYVFCTAPINKKETFVCTSFLKFARQFSRDEPLTFYWVCRHISWPLDPPKNIKELVHLESVHDVLDIYLWLSYRFMDMFPDTALVREIKEKLDDIIQQGVLNITRLIRASDPASDPASGPSMTKVLQTAGSKKVSSRTANGGDQRAQKRSEEVMDSSLASRLVREGKLSRYILQQLQKEWAKGREQKNTNRSALDAELHNYEDKGKRKTK